DNA sequence from the Candidatus Polarisedimenticolia bacterium genome:
ATGAGGCTCGCGAAACCGAGGTAGGCAGCCTGATGATTGGCATTGAGAAGTCCCCAGGCGGCAAGCGTGGCTGGCAGGCGGCCCGCGGCGGCGCCGAAGAGCACCGCCCCCGCCTGCAGGACTCCCGAGGCAAGCAGGCAGTTCCTCAGCATCCTGTGCTCCGGATCCGGCGCGCCCCACCGCCGGGCGAGGACGAACGCGACTCCCGCGACCAGGAGATCGAGGCATCGCAGGAAGCTCGCGTAGGGATACGGAGTCCCCCAGGCGGACAGCAGAAGGGCGATCACGAAGGCCGAAGCGGGGGCGAGCAGCGACCGGGGCATCAGCGCCGGCGGGCGGGAACCTGCCGGGAGAAGCGCGAGCGCCGCGGCGCCGGCGAAGACCAGGGTGTGGATCGCGAAAAGGGCCCCGGGAGCCGCCCCACCCTCCCCGAACGGCAGCGCCAGCAGGAAGAGAGCGGGCACCCAGCCGAGCCGCGGGCGCTCAACGGGAATCATCGACGGCTTTCTCCGGCGCGCCGCCGCGCGTGAGAAGGGCGCGCAGCCGCTCTTCCTCCCGAGCGTACAGCTCCCGCGCCGGATACTTCCGACGCGCGCTGGCGATTTCCACCCAGGCGTCCGCCGGATCTCCCCGGGCCATCGCGTAGAGCGCCAGGACGTAGTGGCCGAAGGCCCGCTCCGGTCGGAGCTCGACGGCGCGTCGGGCGGCGGCGGCTCCTTCAGTTCGGCTGATCCCGGCATCGCCGGTGAGAGCGATCTCGGAGAGCAGCGCCGGCGGATCGGGATCGCCCGGATCTTTCCGGGCGGCGCGACGAATCAGCTTCGTCCCTTCGGCAATCCTTCCCTGCTCCGCCATCGACCGGCCGGACTCGAGGCTCAGCCGTGTCGCCGCCTCCCGCCACCCCCAGCCGGCGAGCCCCAGGATGAGCACCAAGAGAGCCATCCTGAAGGCGCGGCCGGGATCGCGTCGCGGCTCGGCCGGCCCCGAGCCCGCGCCGCCGCGCGCCAGGGCAGCTCCGGCCAGCGCTCCGAAGGTGACGCTCAGCGACGGCTGGTAGGCGGAGAAGTCGACCAGGTTGTGCAGCAGGAACGCGACCGGCGGGATGCTCAGGAGGACCGAGTCCCATCTTTCGGTGACCGACTTCAGGGCGCGGGAAATCCCCGCCACCAGGGCGATCGACCCGGCGAGGACCCAGGCGAAGGCCAGGAGACCCCCTTCCGCCGCCGCCTGGAGATAGCTGTTGTGGACGTATGCCGTTTCGTTCATCCCGGGCGAGAGCAGGCGCGCATAGGCGTCTCCGAAATTGCCGAACCCGACGCCCATCAACGGCGCTCTGGAGAAAATCCTCCAGGCGGCGAGCCAATTTGCGGCGCGCAATTGCAGGGGGGTGAGGCCCTCCCCCGCCCTCAGGACCGTGAAGCCGGCGACTGCCGCGAGGGAGAGAATCGCCAGTGCCACCAGCGGCCGGATTCGCTTCGACGGTCTGTGCGACACGAGGAAGGCAGCGGCAAGCATGAGGGATCCGGCCGCTCCTCCCGAAAGAGTCGCCGCGAGGCCCGCGACCTGGACGAGAAGCAGAGCCGCCACGACGATTCGCCATCGTCCGCGCCCCCTGGATCGGAGCAGGGCGCGGCAGGTCAGCGGCAGCGCCATCGCCAGGTAGATCCCCAGGGACGAGGGAAGGAGAAACGGTCCGAAGGCGCGCCCCGATTCGGCCCGCAGAATGTGTGGATCCATTTCCGGCTGCCCGAGGCTGCGCAGGCGCCGGGCGGTGTCGGCCAGGCCGAAGAGGCGCTGATGGATCCCCCAGGCGGCCACCAGCGCGCCGGTCGCGATCACGCTCATCAGGATTCTTTCCCGGTCCGCCTCTCGATCTTCGGAGA
Encoded proteins:
- a CDS encoding O-antigen ligase family protein, encoding MDGASEPPLGYNHARRAAAARERRNWKEALTPDPAQARWSLRVLFLAALIGCVALLPPELHPSGLELASALAAGAGILVLFPPRNPLRFQREWRGVASIVLVYCLAAVAASSQPHRSLSVLMGAGLSFLAFAAARAISEDREADRERILMSVIATGALVAAWGIHQRLFGLADTARRLRSLGQPEMDPHILRAESGRAFGPFLLPSSLGIYLAMALPLTCRALLRSRGRGRWRIVVAALLLVQVAGLAATLSGGAAGSLMLAAAFLVSHRPSKRIRPLVALAILSLAAVAGFTVLRAGEGLTPLQLRAANWLAAWRIFSRAPLMGVGFGNFGDAYARLLSPGMNETAYVHNSYLQAAAEGGLLAFAWVLAGSIALVAGISRALKSVTERWDSVLLSIPPVAFLLHNLVDFSAYQPSLSVTFGALAGAALARGGAGSGPAEPRRDPGRAFRMALLVLILGLAGWGWREAATRLSLESGRSMAEQGRIAEGTKLIRRAARKDPGDPDPPALLSEIALTGDAGISRTEGAAAARRAVELRPERAFGHYVLALYAMARGDPADAWVEIASARRKYPARELYAREEERLRALLTRGGAPEKAVDDSR